One Candidatus Palauibacter polyketidifaciens DNA segment encodes these proteins:
- a CDS encoding BlaI/MecI/CopY family transcriptional regulator, whose product MTTPRLANAELAVMERLWKEGRLTARRLRDLLYPDTTRSAHGTIQRLLQRLEDKGFVHRDASLGTQIFSARISREAYASARLEALADRITGGSLVPMITQLMEERKLEPEEIERLRKILDEG is encoded by the coding sequence ATGACGACGCCGCGCTTGGCCAACGCCGAACTCGCGGTCATGGAACGACTATGGAAGGAGGGGCGCCTCACGGCCCGCCGGCTCCGCGACCTGCTCTACCCGGACACGACGAGGTCGGCGCACGGCACGATCCAGCGCCTGCTGCAGCGGCTCGAGGACAAGGGGTTCGTCCACCGCGACGCCAGCCTCGGCACGCAGATCTTCTCCGCCCGCATCAGCCGCGAGGCCTACGCGTCCGCGCGGCTGGAGGCGCTGGCCGACCGCATCACCGGCGGCTCTCTGGTCCCGATGATCACGCAGTTGATGGAGGAGCGGAAACTCGAGCCCGAGGAAATCGAGCGCCTGCGGAAGATCCTGGACGAAGGATGA
- a CDS encoding amidohydrolase family protein: MRDARTGMAIAIVLAAATPAAAQVRRGPPPAPPATSPPMTVEAYDPRSTLVVPENPVSRAAFPFVDVHLHLNGMMPRAQLDQLVRDMDALNLAVGINLSGGTGPRLAQQIQSFEAAYPGRFVVFANVDFSDIGDPEFGALAAARLEADVEAGARGLKIFKNLGLWLTDAADRRVPVDDPRLDPIWAKAGELGIPVLIHSGDPASFWEPMDERNERWLELRVRPGRQQIGPPSFEVVLGEQLNMFRRHPETTFIAAHLAWLGHDLGRLGQLLDEMPNMNVGLGAVIYEPGRQPRFAREFFVEYQDRILMGKDSWAPDEYPTYFRVLETADEYFPYYRRYHAFWRMYGLDLPDEVLRKVYFENALRIIPDIDRSRFP, translated from the coding sequence ATGAGGGACGCGCGGACGGGGATGGCGATCGCGATCGTGCTGGCGGCGGCGACGCCGGCCGCGGCTCAGGTGCGGCGCGGCCCGCCGCCCGCGCCGCCGGCCACCTCGCCGCCGATGACGGTCGAGGCGTACGACCCCCGCTCGACGCTTGTCGTGCCGGAGAACCCGGTCTCGCGCGCAGCCTTCCCCTTCGTGGACGTCCACCTGCACCTCAACGGGATGATGCCGCGGGCGCAGCTCGACCAGCTCGTGCGCGACATGGACGCGCTCAACCTCGCCGTCGGCATCAACCTGAGCGGCGGCACGGGCCCCCGGCTCGCGCAGCAGATCCAGTCCTTCGAGGCCGCATATCCCGGCCGTTTCGTCGTGTTCGCGAACGTCGACTTCAGCGACATCGGGGACCCCGAGTTCGGGGCGCTCGCCGCGGCCCGGCTGGAGGCCGACGTCGAAGCCGGCGCCCGCGGGCTCAAGATCTTCAAGAACCTCGGACTGTGGCTCACCGATGCCGCCGACCGGCGCGTCCCGGTGGACGACCCCCGCCTCGACCCGATCTGGGCGAAGGCGGGAGAACTCGGCATCCCCGTCCTCATCCACTCGGGGGACCCGGCGTCCTTCTGGGAGCCAATGGACGAGCGCAACGAGCGCTGGCTCGAGCTTCGCGTGCGGCCCGGCCGCCAGCAGATCGGCCCGCCCTCATTCGAAGTGGTGCTGGGCGAGCAACTGAACATGTTTCGTCGACACCCGGAGACCACGTTCATCGCCGCGCACCTCGCGTGGCTCGGCCACGACCTCGGCCGCCTCGGGCAACTCCTGGACGAGATGCCCAACATGAACGTCGGACTCGGCGCAGTGATCTACGAGCCGGGGCGACAGCCCCGCTTCGCCCGCGAGTTTTTCGTCGAATACCAGGACCGGATCCTGATGGGGAAGGACTCGTGGGCGCCGGACGAGTATCCCACGTACTTCCGGGTGCTTGAGACCGCCGACGAGTACTTCCCCTACTATCGCCGGTACCACGCTTTCTGGCGCATGTACGGCCTCGACCTGCCGGACGAGGTCCTGCGGAAGGTCTACTTCGAGAACGCGCTCCGGATCATCCCCGACATCGACCGAAGCCGGTTTCCGTAG
- a CDS encoding M56 family metallopeptidase has translation MTDLVLQIGATKLALSVALAALAWAVTRRFGRPALSHALWLLLLAALLAPPLVSIPVFAPRTELTLPLVAGLPPGSPTPQSLTFSLAGWLAGHWKAGLLVLWLFGAAAVAVWSLFHTLCLHRHLVRASEVAAPEVQRMAGEIAGHLGLRAAPPIFTTRAHVSPMVWWGGNRLRVLIPAGLASNLGSEELRCILAHELAHVRRRDHLVRWLEWLACAVFWWNPVAWRARRELRTAQEYCSDALASSSISAQPRVYAGALLRTVEFMSTASALRCPAFVGAAADGQSADSLEGRIRMIFRDKPTPLPRWLRGTFQLAAVCMLAAGLVYCTDDAERTSADAPPTLAAGEVRGNRAAVGEILSTWLDSLRNLEVTGPELDTPWSRHVSAGIHVHLDSLVAEGPAGPNATALQAGLMQASIERPQLPAGSPQRFLMLNRTGENEPSETVIVDLTRLSEASGDNSLPLSPTDLEAVIRRSASLREAGWRFSAVFGFSGND, from the coding sequence ATGACGGATCTCGTCCTCCAGATCGGAGCCACCAAGCTGGCCCTCTCCGTCGCCCTGGCGGCACTGGCCTGGGCGGTGACGCGGCGATTCGGCAGACCCGCCCTGTCGCATGCGCTCTGGCTCCTGCTGCTCGCCGCTCTCCTCGCTCCTCCGCTGGTCTCGATTCCGGTATTCGCCCCGCGAACCGAGCTGACCTTGCCGCTCGTGGCCGGTCTTCCCCCGGGATCTCCAACCCCACAGTCTCTCACCTTCTCGCTTGCCGGATGGCTCGCCGGCCACTGGAAGGCTGGGCTCCTAGTGCTCTGGTTGTTCGGCGCGGCGGCCGTGGCCGTCTGGAGCCTCTTCCACACTCTTTGTCTCCACCGCCACCTGGTGCGGGCGTCCGAGGTTGCTGCCCCGGAAGTTCAGCGGATGGCGGGGGAGATTGCGGGACATCTCGGGCTCCGCGCCGCACCACCGATCTTCACGACCCGGGCGCATGTATCCCCGATGGTGTGGTGGGGCGGGAACCGGCTGCGCGTCCTGATCCCCGCAGGGCTCGCCTCCAACCTTGGATCAGAGGAACTTCGCTGCATTCTCGCGCACGAACTCGCCCACGTCCGTCGGCGAGATCATCTGGTCCGGTGGCTCGAGTGGCTGGCCTGCGCCGTCTTCTGGTGGAACCCCGTGGCGTGGCGGGCCCGACGCGAGTTGCGAACGGCTCAGGAATACTGCTCCGATGCGCTGGCCTCATCTTCCATCTCGGCTCAGCCGCGTGTCTACGCCGGCGCCCTGCTGCGCACCGTCGAGTTCATGTCCACGGCCTCCGCGCTGCGTTGCCCCGCCTTCGTCGGCGCGGCCGCGGACGGCCAGAGCGCCGACTCTCTGGAAGGGAGAATCCGAATGATCTTCAGGGACAAGCCGACACCTCTACCCCGCTGGTTGCGCGGGACCTTCCAGTTGGCTGCGGTATGCATGCTCGCGGCGGGCCTGGTGTACTGCACGGACGACGCGGAACGGACGTCCGCCGATGCGCCGCCGACTCTTGCCGCTGGCGAAGTCCGAGGGAATCGCGCCGCGGTCGGCGAGATCCTCTCCACATGGCTGGACAGCCTGCGGAACCTGGAAGTGACGGGTCCGGAACTGGATACCCCGTGGAGTCGACACGTTTCGGCGGGGATCCATGTCCATTTGGACTCTCTGGTCGCCGAGGGACCGGCGGGTCCCAACGCGACCGCCCTGCAAGCCGGGCTCATGCAAGCCTCGATAGAGAGGCCGCAACTCCCCGCCGGATCACCGCAGCGCTTTCTGATGCTCAACCGAACGGGAGAGAACGAACCGAGCGAGACGGTCATCGTGGACCTCACCCGCCTCAGCGAGGCCTCCGGCGATAACAGTTTACCACTCTCGCCGACAGATCTTGAGGCGGTGATTCGTCGCTCCGCCTCCTTGAGAGAGGCAGGGTGGCGCTTCAGCGCCGTGTTCGGCTTCTCCGGGAACGACTAG
- a CDS encoding creatininase family protein — translation MTSPEIGAAIGAGVTTVVVAAGAVEQHGPHLPLFVDAEHGDRLAVEIARRLGGALVAPTIRVGWSAHHMAFPGTVSLEKETFLAVCRDYAVSLAHHGFRRVCFVPSHGGNFAPLAEARDAFNEAAGPDCSVDVYADLAEVIGVWRDVAEAEAGLGGRVGGHADIAETSIMMAMHDGIVREELAEGGRLTTPEEEPELIRRVLSEGFASVTPNGILGDARGASAELGEKMIAALADRMAAHFGA, via the coding sequence ATGACGTCGCCCGAGATCGGGGCGGCGATCGGGGCGGGAGTCACGACGGTCGTCGTCGCGGCGGGAGCGGTGGAGCAGCACGGGCCGCACCTGCCGCTGTTCGTGGACGCCGAGCACGGGGACCGGCTCGCGGTCGAGATCGCCCGGCGTCTGGGCGGGGCGCTTGTGGCGCCGACGATCCGGGTCGGCTGGTCCGCGCACCACATGGCGTTCCCCGGCACCGTCTCCCTCGAAAAGGAGACCTTCCTCGCGGTGTGCAGGGACTACGCCGTCAGCCTCGCGCACCACGGCTTCCGGCGCGTCTGCTTCGTCCCATCCCACGGAGGGAACTTCGCTCCGCTCGCCGAGGCGCGTGACGCGTTCAACGAAGCGGCGGGGCCCGACTGTTCCGTGGACGTATACGCGGACCTGGCCGAGGTCATCGGCGTCTGGCGCGACGTCGCGGAGGCGGAGGCGGGGCTAGGGGGCCGCGTAGGCGGCCACGCGGACATCGCCGAGACGTCGATCATGATGGCCATGCACGACGGGATCGTCCGCGAGGAACTGGCCGAGGGCGGACGCCTTACGACGCCCGAAGAGGAACCGGAACTCATCCGGCGCGTGCTCAGCGAGGGGTTCGCGAGCGTGACGCCGAACGGGATCCTCGGCGACGCGCGCGGGGCGAGCGCCGAACTCGGCGAGAAGATGATCGCGGCGCTGGCGGATCGCATGGCCGCGCACTTTGGGGCATAG
- a CDS encoding DinB family protein has product MIAQQTLMQFDHIVAGCRATLEAVPDDRLDWRPHERSWTLGELATHVAMLPNWTVATLTMSEFDVAPDGDGPPQNPELESSAELVAALEQSAAAARETIEATSDETFAGSWTLKVAGEDRFSMPKAVVMRSFVLDHLIHHRAQLGVYLRLLDVPVPQTFGPTADYPDM; this is encoded by the coding sequence ATGATCGCTCAACAGACCCTCATGCAGTTCGACCATATCGTGGCGGGCTGCCGCGCCACGCTGGAAGCCGTCCCGGACGACCGCCTGGACTGGCGTCCGCACGAGAGGTCGTGGACGCTCGGCGAACTGGCGACCCACGTCGCGATGCTCCCCAACTGGACCGTGGCGACGCTGACGATGTCCGAGTTCGACGTCGCCCCCGACGGCGACGGCCCGCCGCAGAATCCCGAACTCGAGTCTTCGGCCGAACTCGTCGCGGCGCTCGAACAGAGCGCGGCCGCGGCCCGGGAGACGATCGAGGCGACCTCGGATGAGACCTTCGCCGGTTCGTGGACGCTGAAGGTGGCGGGCGAGGATCGCTTCTCGATGCCCAAGGCGGTCGTGATGCGGAGCTTCGTCCTCGACCACCTGATCCACCACCGCGCGCAACTGGGCGTCTACCTGCGGCTCCTCGACGTGCCGGTGCCCCAGACGTTCGGGCCCACGGCGGACTATCCCGACATGTGA